One window from the genome of Pseudomonadota bacterium encodes:
- a CDS encoding ATP-dependent metallopeptidase FtsH/Yme1/Tma family protein translates to MFFWLIIILLLVGFFNMFQQKPQHQGASAPVSYSDLMSDADSGKIADVTLQGEEIYGHYTDGRSFLSYLPPGTDIVSRLEKTPVRINAKPKPTEKPTLWSILISWFPMLLLIGVWVFFMRQMHGSSGKAMGFGKSKAKLLTERSGRVTFDDVAGIDEAKAELEEIVEFLKDPRKFQRLGGKIPKGALLVGPPGTGKTLVARAVAGEANVPFFTISGSDFVEMFVGVGASRVRDMFEQGKRNAPCIIFIDEIDAVGRHRGAGLGGGNDEREQTLNQLLVEMDGFEANEGVILIAATNRPDVLDPALLRPGRFDRQIVVPNPDIDGREKILKVHMRKVPMAADVEARIIARGTPGFSGADLANLVNEAALLAARRGKQVVGMAEFEDAKDKVMMGSERRSMAMTEDEKKLTAFHEAGHAVVALHEPASDPIHKATIIPRGRALGMVMRLPEGDRISMSRDKLLADLAVSMGGRIAEEMIFGHGKVTTGASSDIKMATDIARRMVTEWGMSDEIGPLNYGDGGQEVFLGYSMGRDSKVISEEKANKIDSEIHRIVTESYTRAHKTLTKYKKSLHAVAEALLEFETLNGQEIQDAADGKKIKRINASVSAKKKAGRKKQGSVPTGGGVDLGSSIEPQST, encoded by the coding sequence ATGTTTTTCTGGCTGATCATCATCCTTTTACTGGTCGGTTTCTTCAATATGTTCCAGCAAAAACCCCAGCATCAGGGCGCATCCGCACCGGTTTCCTATTCCGATCTGATGTCGGATGCCGATTCAGGCAAAATTGCCGATGTCACCCTGCAAGGCGAGGAAATCTACGGACATTACACCGACGGACGCAGCTTCCTGAGCTATCTGCCGCCGGGAACGGATATTGTCAGCCGTCTTGAAAAAACGCCTGTCCGCATTAACGCCAAACCGAAACCGACGGAAAAGCCGACACTGTGGAGCATTCTGATCTCATGGTTCCCGATGCTGCTTTTGATCGGGGTCTGGGTGTTTTTCATGCGCCAGATGCACGGTTCCAGCGGCAAAGCAATGGGCTTCGGCAAATCCAAGGCCAAATTACTGACGGAGCGCTCGGGACGCGTCACTTTTGACGATGTTGCCGGTATTGACGAGGCCAAGGCCGAGCTGGAGGAAATCGTCGAGTTTCTGAAAGACCCGCGTAAATTCCAGCGGCTTGGCGGGAAAATTCCCAAAGGCGCGCTGCTGGTCGGTCCGCCCGGTACGGGTAAAACCCTTGTCGCCCGCGCCGTTGCGGGGGAGGCAAATGTGCCTTTCTTTACAATTTCCGGTTCCGATTTTGTCGAAATGTTTGTCGGTGTCGGTGCCAGCCGTGTCCGTGATATGTTTGAACAGGGCAAGCGCAACGCCCCCTGCATCATCTTTATTGACGAGATTGATGCCGTTGGCCGCCACCGCGGTGCCGGTCTTGGCGGCGGAAATGATGAACGCGAACAGACGCTGAACCAGCTGCTGGTGGAAATGGACGGTTTCGAGGCCAATGAAGGCGTGATCCTGATTGCCGCCACCAACCGCCCCGATGTTCTTGACCCCGCGCTGCTGCGTCCGGGCCGTTTTGACCGCCAGATTGTTGTGCCGAATCCGGATATCGACGGGCGCGAAAAAATTCTGAAAGTGCATATGCGCAAAGTCCCGATGGCTGCCGATGTCGAAGCCCGCATCATTGCCCGCGGCACACCCGGATTTTCCGGTGCCGATCTCGCCAATCTGGTGAATGAGGCCGCACTGCTGGCCGCACGCCGCGGCAAACAGGTTGTCGGTATGGCGGAATTTGAAGATGCCAAAGACAAAGTGATGATGGGGTCCGAGCGCCGCTCTATGGCAATGACGGAGGACGAGAAAAAACTCACCGCCTTCCACGAAGCCGGACATGCCGTTGTTGCCCTGCACGAACCGGCCTCCGACCCGATACACAAGGCCACGATTATTCCGCGCGGCCGCGCTTTGGGGATGGTGATGCGCCTGCCGGAGGGCGACCGTATCTCGATGTCGCGGGACAAGTTGCTCGCCGATCTCGCCGTATCAATGGGCGGACGTATTGCCGAGGAAATGATTTTCGGCCATGGCAAAGTCACAACCGGCGCGTCGTCGGATATTAAAATGGCCACCGATATCGCCCGCCGTATGGTGACCGAATGGGGCATGAGCGATGAAATCGGCCCCTTGAATTACGGCGACGGCGGTCAGGAAGTCTTCCTTGGTTATTCCATGGGACGCGACAGCAAAGTTATTTCCGAAGAAAAAGCCAATAAGATCGATTCGGAAATCCACCGCATTGTCACCGAATCCTATACCCGCGCCCACAAGACGCTGACCAAATACAAAAAATCCCTGCATGCCGTTGCAGAGGCGCTTTTGGAATTTGAAACGCTGAACGGGCAGGAAATTCAGGATGCGGCCGATGGTAAAAAAATCAAACGCATCAATGCCTCTGTTAGCGCCAAGAAAAAAGCCGGACGGAAAAAACAAGGCTCCGTTCCGACAGGCGGCGGCGTTGATCTTGGCAGTTCCATCGAACCTCAAAGCACTTAG
- a CDS encoding isoaspartyl peptidase/L-asparaginase has product MIPFALAIHGGAGTITKEIDPAPYLAVLHEALDAGYAVLSRQGSAIDAVAAAVLILEDFPLYNAGRGAVYNHDTRHELDAAVMDGANRKAGAIGGATKIRNPVLAARAVMEHSPHVLLTGDGANHFAAEHGLKIVENAWFNTDHRLKQLHQAQQKNKIQLDFSDDEEEPAMGTVGAVALDVNGNLAAATSTGGLTNKAVGRVGDTPIIGAGTYAENGVCAISATGTGDEIIRIVMAHDIAARMKYLNENIETASAHALEQLKSLNGDGGLIAVTQEGKIHMPFISRGMFRGSRSAADTENFAAIF; this is encoded by the coding sequence ATGATCCCTTTTGCTCTGGCTATTCACGGCGGTGCGGGTACGATCACAAAAGAGATCGACCCCGCCCCCTATCTTGCCGTGTTACATGAGGCGCTGGATGCGGGCTATGCCGTATTGTCACGGCAGGGCAGCGCGATTGATGCCGTTGCCGCCGCCGTGCTGATACTGGAGGATTTCCCGCTTTACAATGCCGGACGCGGCGCCGTTTATAACCATGACACCCGGCATGAACTTGATGCCGCCGTGATGGATGGGGCAAACCGCAAAGCCGGCGCTATCGGCGGCGCGACAAAAATCCGCAATCCCGTACTGGCAGCGCGCGCCGTGATGGAACATTCCCCGCATGTGCTGCTGACAGGCGATGGCGCAAATCATTTCGCCGCCGAACACGGGCTGAAAATAGTGGAAAATGCCTGGTTTAATACCGACCACCGTCTAAAACAGCTGCATCAGGCACAGCAGAAGAACAAAATCCAGCTCGATTTTTCTGATGATGAGGAAGAACCCGCGATGGGGACCGTCGGCGCCGTTGCGCTGGATGTAAACGGCAATCTTGCTGCCGCCACCTCAACAGGCGGGCTGACCAATAAAGCCGTGGGGCGCGTTGGTGATACACCAATCATCGGTGCGGGAACCTATGCTGAAAACGGGGTTTGCGCCATTTCCGCGACGGGAACGGGGGATGAGATTATCCGTATCGTGATGGCGCATGACATCGCCGCCCGTATGAAATATCTGAACGAGAACATCGAAACCGCCTCCGCGCACGCGCTGGAACAATTAAAATCTCTAAACGGTGATGGCGGGCTGATTGCCGTCACACAGGAGGGCAAAATCCACATGCCCTTCATCAGCCGCGGCATGTTCCGCGGCAGCCGCAGCGCCGCCGACACCGAAAACTTTGCCGCGATTTTCTAA
- a CDS encoding MFS transporter, translating into MRDIIGSITALMAGIAFLLLGNGLQGTLIGVRAQIEGFSTSMTGFLMSGYFIGHIIGALYVPRLVGFVGHIRVFAALASLASAAALLHVVWIDPYFWALLRGITGACLAGLYLVTESWLNGRADNKNRGKLFSLYMVINLASVGLGQQLMNLADPAGFHLFVLGSVLFSVAVIPVALTRAPAPELQETLRMKIGTLWKISPVGITGAFTAGLTNGAFWGMGPVFAYQTGLTTAQLAGFMSAVVFGGMALQYPLGWLSDRTDRRNVIALIAAGLAATGCVMGMTGAAVLWLLLIAAFLFGGFLLTLGALCNAHINDHVAAKDFVQVSGTILLVSGLGAVAGPYLAALVMESFGTSALFYGIAALTSLLLIYVLYARTIRAAPKRTEDFVPSSTAMTAGFISRIDPRYRVIKEKTRAAGKKAAKVLKTAAVKTARKTVKRKAKKTQQD; encoded by the coding sequence ATGCGCGATATTATCGGCAGCATTACGGCTTTGATGGCGGGGATTGCTTTCCTGCTGTTGGGAAACGGTTTGCAGGGGACGCTGATCGGCGTGCGGGCGCAGATCGAAGGTTTTTCCACAAGTATGACGGGTTTTTTGATGTCCGGTTACTTTATCGGGCATATTATCGGGGCGCTTTACGTGCCGCGTCTGGTCGGTTTTGTCGGACATATCCGTGTTTTTGCGGCGCTGGCCTCGCTGGCTTCGGCGGCGGCCTTGCTGCATGTCGTCTGGATTGACCCCTATTTCTGGGCGCTGCTGCGGGGCATCACCGGTGCCTGCCTTGCCGGACTGTATCTTGTGACCGAAAGCTGGCTGAACGGTCGCGCCGATAACAAAAACCGCGGCAAACTGTTCTCGCTTTATATGGTGATCAATCTGGCATCGGTCGGTCTGGGGCAGCAATTGATGAACCTGGCCGATCCGGCGGGTTTTCATCTGTTTGTGTTGGGATCGGTGTTGTTTTCCGTTGCCGTGATTCCGGTGGCGCTGACACGTGCCCCCGCGCCTGAATTGCAGGAAACCCTGCGCATGAAAATCGGGACGCTGTGGAAAATCTCTCCCGTCGGAATAACGGGCGCGTTTACGGCAGGTTTGACCAATGGCGCTTTCTGGGGGATGGGCCCTGTATTCGCCTATCAGACCGGATTGACGACCGCGCAGCTGGCCGGATTTATGTCCGCTGTCGTGTTTGGCGGTATGGCGTTGCAATACCCGTTGGGCTGGCTGTCCGACCGCACCGACCGCCGCAATGTTATCGCGTTGATCGCGGCAGGACTGGCGGCAACGGGGTGTGTGATGGGAATGACGGGCGCGGCGGTGCTGTGGCTGCTTTTGATTGCGGCGTTCTTATTCGGCGGCTTTTTGCTGACTTTGGGCGCGCTGTGCAATGCCCATATCAATGACCATGTCGCGGCGAAAGATTTTGTACAGGTTTCGGGGACGATTTTGCTGGTTTCCGGCCTTGGCGCGGTGGCGGGACCTTATCTGGCGGCGCTGGTAATGGAAAGCTTCGGCACATCGGCGCTGTTCTACGGAATTGCGGCTTTAACCTCGCTGTTGCTGATTTACGTGCTTTATGCCCGCACAATCCGCGCCGCGCCGAAGCGGACGGAGGATTTCGTACCGTCCTCAACCGCCATGACGGCAGGCTTTATCAGCCGGATTGACCCGCGTTACCGCGTGATAAAAGAGAAAACCCGCGCCGCAGGAAAGAAAGCCGCAAAGGTTCTTAAAACCGCCGCCGTCAAAACCGCGCGCAAGACCGTGAAACGCAAGGCGAAAAAAACGCAGCAGGATTAG
- a CDS encoding type III pantothenate kinase, which yields MLLCLDIGNTHIVGGVFDGEELKLRFRYATHQIGTADQFGIFLRDLLRENEIPHGDVRAIALASVVPGANFTIRHAFLQYFPKAEYFILQAGVKTGINIKYKNPNEVGADLIAGSIGAAAAFPGKNLVVVDLGTATTLVAVKNGSDFMGGVILPGLRVAMESLRLNTARLMEVDIEEPATYLGQSTRECIQSGLYYGHFGAMKEVIAGYKAEVFNNEPVTVVATGGFAQLYRERGIFDIILPDLVLQGLRIAFENTRPESKQKSA from the coding sequence ATGCTGCTGTGTCTTGATATCGGAAATACGCATATTGTCGGCGGGGTTTTTGACGGCGAGGAGCTGAAACTGCGCTTCCGTTACGCCACCCATCAGATCGGTACGGCGGATCAATTCGGGATTTTCCTGCGTGATCTGCTGCGTGAAAACGAAATACCGCATGGAGATGTGCGGGCAATCGCGCTGGCCTCGGTTGTGCCGGGGGCGAATTTCACCATTCGTCACGCTTTTTTGCAGTATTTTCCCAAGGCGGAATATTTCATCCTGCAGGCGGGGGTGAAAACAGGCATCAATATCAAATATAAAAACCCCAATGAAGTCGGGGCGGATCTGATTGCAGGATCAATCGGCGCGGCGGCGGCGTTTCCGGGTAAAAATCTGGTGGTTGTCGATCTGGGTACGGCGACAACGCTGGTGGCGGTGAAAAACGGCAGTGATTTTATGGGCGGTGTGATCCTGCCCGGTCTGCGCGTGGCGATGGAAAGCCTGCGTCTGAATACGGCGCGGCTGATGGAGGTTGATATTGAAGAACCCGCAACCTATCTGGGGCAGTCAACGCGCGAATGTATTCAAAGCGGGCTGTATTACGGCCATTTCGGCGCGATGAAGGAAGTGATTGCAGGCTATAAGGCCGAGGTCTTCAATAACGAACCCGTCACCGTTGTCGCCACGGGCGGCTTCGCCCAGCTATATCGGGAACGCGGCATTTTCGACATAATCCTGCCCGATCTGGTGCTGCAAGGTCTGCGTATCGCCTTTGAAAACACCCGCCCCGAAAGTAAACAGAAATCAGCGTAA
- the panC gene encoding pantoate--beta-alanine ligase produces MPHIVSVPKNWQKQRKNLNGTLGFVPTMGNLHDGHLDLVRRALAENDFVLVSIFVNPTQFNQASDYEAYARTFKEDCAKLDALEGAENRVYVLNPAEEDIYPDGYALQITETEDANVLEGQFRPGHFTGMLTVVMKLLNIAAADRAYFGEKDFQQLLLVRKMAAAFFLDTEIIPCPTRRAESGLAMSSRNNRLSAEEKAQAAQLYALLSDFSLTDAEIVKKLEKAGFKPEYVETKWGRRLAAAWLGDVRLIDNIPAECGKKEEKHAAVS; encoded by the coding sequence ATGCCGCATATAGTTTCGGTGCCGAAAAACTGGCAGAAACAGCGTAAAAACCTGAACGGTACGCTCGGTTTTGTACCGACAATGGGCAATCTGCATGACGGTCATCTTGACCTCGTGCGGCGGGCGCTGGCGGAAAATGATTTTGTACTGGTCAGTATTTTCGTCAATCCGACCCAGTTTAATCAAGCATCGGATTACGAGGCGTACGCCCGTACGTTTAAGGAGGATTGCGCAAAGCTGGATGCTCTGGAAGGGGCGGAAAACCGTGTCTACGTACTGAACCCCGCCGAGGAGGATATTTATCCTGACGGCTATGCGTTGCAAATCACGGAAACGGAAGATGCCAATGTGCTGGAGGGGCAGTTCCGTCCCGGCCATTTTACCGGCATGCTGACGGTGGTGATGAAGCTTTTGAATATTGCCGCTGCCGACCGCGCCTATTTCGGGGAAAAGGATTTTCAGCAATTGCTGCTGGTGCGAAAAATGGCGGCGGCTTTCTTTCTGGATACGGAGATTATTCCCTGCCCGACACGGCGCGCGGAAAGCGGGCTTGCCATGAGCTCCCGCAACAACCGCCTGTCGGCAGAGGAAAAGGCGCAGGCGGCGCAGCTTTATGCCCTACTTTCCGATTTTTCGCTGACGGATGCGGAGATCGTAAAAAAGCTTGAAAAAGCAGGATTTAAGCCCGAATATGTGGAAACAAAATGGGGGCGGCGCTTGGCCGCCGCATGGTTGGGCGATGTGCGCCTGATTGATAATATCCCCGCAGAATGCGGTAAAAAGGAAGAAAAACATGCTGCTGTGTCTTGA
- the panB gene encoding 3-methyl-2-oxobutanoate hydroxymethyltransferase encodes MLNILDFGKKKQKGDKITMVTCYDYTSAVLVNRTALDCILVGDSLAMTMHGFETTVNATTEMMALHTAAVSRGAKDKFIVGDLPFLSYRKALSDNMEAVQTIMQAGAHAVKLEGTSGNVGFIRHLVDSGVPVMGHIGLTPQFVHQLGGYRVQGKTDKAAKQLLQDAKALEEAGCFALVLECVPAPLAKKITEEIGIATIGIGAGADTDGQVLVFQDLLGLNTDFRPKFVKQFLDGADLVTGALDSYVEEVKTGVFPDAAYSFGAEKLAETA; translated from the coding sequence ATGTTGAACATTCTCGATTTCGGAAAGAAAAAACAGAAAGGTGACAAAATCACCATGGTCACCTGTTACGATTATACCAGCGCGGTTCTGGTCAATCGTACGGCGCTGGATTGTATTCTGGTCGGTGACAGCCTTGCCATGACGATGCACGGTTTTGAAACAACGGTGAATGCTACGACGGAGATGATGGCGCTGCATACGGCGGCGGTTTCCCGCGGTGCAAAAGACAAATTTATTGTCGGCGATCTGCCGTTTTTATCATACCGCAAAGCGCTCTCCGATAATATGGAGGCGGTGCAGACCATCATGCAGGCAGGCGCACATGCGGTGAAGCTGGAAGGTACATCCGGCAATGTCGGTTTTATCCGCCATCTGGTTGATAGCGGCGTGCCGGTGATGGGCCATATCGGATTGACGCCGCAATTTGTGCATCAACTGGGCGGATACCGCGTACAGGGGAAAACCGATAAAGCGGCAAAACAACTGCTGCAGGATGCAAAAGCGCTGGAAGAAGCGGGCTGTTTTGCGCTGGTGCTGGAATGCGTTCCCGCGCCGCTGGCGAAAAAGATTACCGAAGAAATCGGCATTGCCACAATCGGTATCGGCGCCGGTGCGGATACGGATGGTCAGGTACTGGTTTTCCAGGATCTGCTGGGTCTGAATACCGATTTCCGCCCGAAATTCGTCAAACAGTTCCTTGACGGTGCTGATCTGGTGACAGGCGCACTGGATAGCTATGTTGAAGAGGTTAAAACAGGAGTTTTCCCCGATGCCGCATATAGTTTCGGTGCCGAAAAACTGGCAGAAACAGCGTAA
- a CDS encoding DUF2520 domain-containing protein, with product MGQVPQYLIIGNGRVARHFLHYFSLLGISVSHWHRGLPLEELGDAQRILVLIRDDAIESFIRDHLGGKQGKKIHFSGSLVTELASGAHPLTTFGQGLYACEKYEEIFFILDDTAPDFTTLLPGLPNPHARLAPAMKAAYHAHCVMAANYSCLLWQKLFDAFENDFNLPAEAAFPLLKQQTENLVSDRENALTGPLLRGDQATIARNLAALSGDAYQNIYQVFVETYQNIQGAEAQNRKEKAC from the coding sequence ATGGGACAAGTACCGCAATATCTGATTATCGGCAATGGCCGCGTCGCGCGGCATTTTTTGCATTATTTTTCCCTTCTCGGTATTTCCGTTTCCCATTGGCATCGTGGTCTTCCCCTAGAAGAGCTTGGCGATGCGCAGCGCATTCTGGTGTTGATCCGTGATGACGCCATTGAAAGCTTTATCCGCGACCATCTCGGCGGCAAACAAGGCAAAAAAATCCATTTTTCAGGGTCGCTGGTGACGGAACTTGCCAGCGGCGCGCATCCGCTGACGACTTTTGGGCAGGGGCTTTACGCCTGCGAAAAATATGAAGAAATTTTCTTCATTCTGGACGATACCGCGCCGGATTTCACCACACTGCTACCCGGTCTGCCCAATCCCCATGCACGGCTTGCCCCTGCCATGAAGGCGGCCTATCACGCCCATTGCGTGATGGCGGCAAATTACAGCTGTCTGCTTTGGCAAAAGCTGTTTGATGCTTTTGAAAATGATTTCAACCTTCCGGCCGAAGCCGCATTTCCCTTACTGAAACAACAGACGGAAAATCTTGTCAGTGATCGCGAAAATGCGCTGACCGGGCCGTTGCTACGTGGTGATCAGGCGACGATTGCCCGCAATCTGGCGGCATTATCGGGGGATGCGTATCAGAATATCTATCAGGTTTTTGTAGAGACTTACCAAAATATACAAGGCGCAGAGGCGCAAAACAGAAAGGAAAAAGCATGTTGA
- a CDS encoding phosphatase PAP2 family protein yields MEEKTAGKAEGKEFPAEIFPHITRAWHWRRLVVCYGAASVIISSWTSYSPVRPYWDALDRQVFFLLNGSVAEAGWWQSVMAFANTRIFDALSGAALVVILLLYAFFGRKGTLAWRGAGIAFLGIYLLLSVFLRRKLGIGEFDRASPSVDLEPFFDMHGVLGDLWVKTKSSSCFPSDHANAAFLFIPLLWGLAGRKWGLAALALAPVLVMPRLVGGGHWATDILVGGTAFALLVASWALFTPLFYWGMRLLHIPALWGLALLTSLYSKIFRKDADSV; encoded by the coding sequence ATGGAAGAAAAAACTGCCGGAAAAGCTGAAGGGAAAGAATTCCCTGCAGAGATATTTCCCCATATCACAAGGGCGTGGCATTGGCGGCGTCTGGTTGTGTGTTACGGGGCGGCTTCGGTAATTATCTCCAGCTGGACATCCTACAGCCCTGTGCGCCCTTATTGGGATGCGCTGGACAGGCAGGTGTTCTTCCTTTTGAACGGTTCCGTTGCAGAGGCGGGGTGGTGGCAATCCGTTATGGCTTTTGCCAATACCCGTATATTTGACGCGCTGTCAGGTGCGGCGCTGGTGGTTATTCTGCTGCTTTACGCTTTTTTCGGTCGTAAAGGCACGCTGGCATGGCGCGGTGCGGGGATCGCTTTTTTAGGGATTTATCTGCTGTTATCGGTATTTCTGCGCCGCAAGCTCGGTATCGGAGAATTTGACCGCGCCAGCCCCTCTGTTGATCTGGAGCCGTTTTTCGATATGCATGGTGTGCTGGGCGATTTGTGGGTCAAAACCAAATCAAGCAGCTGTTTCCCCAGTGACCATGCCAATGCCGCCTTCCTGTTTATTCCGCTGCTCTGGGGGCTGGCAGGGCGGAAATGGGGGTTGGCGGCGCTGGCTCTTGCGCCTGTTTTGGTCATGCCGCGTCTGGTCGGCGGCGGGCATTGGGCAACGGATATTCTGGTCGGCGGCACGGCTTTTGCGCTGCTGGTTGCGTCATGGGCGCTTTTTACACCGCTTTTCTATTGGGGAATGCGTCTGCTGCATATTCCGGCGCTATGGGGGCTGGCTCTTTTGACCTCTCTGTACAGCAAGATTTTCCGTAAAGATGCCGATTCTGTTTGA
- a CDS encoding CDP-alcohol phosphatidyltransferase family protein — MLDSRIRPLIDPPLNAAARQLAKTGMSPNALTFTGFCFGLCAFAALAVQAYPAAALLVGINRLFDGLDGAVARAENRVSDLGGFLDIVTDFIFYAGIVFFFAVGQPETALAAAFLIFSFIGSGVSFLGYAVIAAKRDITTEKQGRKSFFYIGGLMEGTETVIALLLICLLPQYFTVTAILFGTACWLTALGRVLQAFRDLG, encoded by the coding sequence ATGCTGGACTCCCGCATCAGGCCGCTGATCGACCCGCCCTTAAACGCTGCCGCGCGGCAATTGGCGAAAACAGGTATGTCTCCCAATGCGCTGACATTCACGGGTTTCTGTTTCGGGCTTTGCGCTTTTGCCGCGCTTGCCGTGCAGGCTTACCCCGCCGCCGCACTGCTGGTCGGTATAAACCGGCTTTTCGACGGGCTGGACGGCGCTGTCGCACGGGCGGAAAATCGCGTCTCCGATCTCGGCGGCTTTCTCGATATCGTCACGGATTTCATCTTTTACGCCGGTATCGTGTTCTTTTTTGCCGTCGGACAGCCCGAGACGGCGCTTGCCGCCGCCTTCCTGATTTTCAGCTTTATCGGATCGGGCGTCAGTTTTCTCGGCTATGCCGTTATTGCAGCCAAACGCGACATCACAACCGAAAAACAGGGGCGAAAATCCTTTTTCTATATCGGCGGCTTGATGGAAGGCACGGAAACCGTCATCGCACTTTTACTGATTTGTCTGCTGCCGCAATATTTTACGGTCACCGCCATTCTCTTCGGCACGGCCTGCTGGCTGACGGCACTGGGAAGAGTCTTGCAGGCTTTTCGTGATCTGGGTTAA
- a CDS encoding UMP kinase: MAPTYKRVLLKLSGEALMGDGEYGLDPVTVKRVALDIQEAVKLGTQVCIVIGAGNIFRGVSGASEGMDRATADYMGMLATVINCLALQNALEQIGVDTRVQSAIPMSSVCEPYIRRRAIRHTEKGRVVIFGAGTGNPFFTTDTAAALRASEMGCDAILKGTKVDGVYTADPEKDKTATRFEHLTHHDVLSKDLRVMDAAAISLARESHIPVIVFSIAEAGSFARVLKGQGAFTIVDDRLGEKKHATETREVQNG; encoded by the coding sequence ATGGCACCCACTTATAAACGCGTCCTTCTGAAACTTTCCGGCGAGGCGCTGATGGGCGACGGCGAATATGGTCTTGATCCGGTCACCGTCAAACGCGTCGCTCTTGATATTCAGGAAGCCGTCAAGCTTGGGACGCAAGTCTGTATCGTTATCGGGGCCGGAAATATTTTCCGCGGCGTCTCCGGCGCTTCGGAAGGCATGGACCGCGCCACTGCCGATTATATGGGGATGCTGGCCACCGTCATCAACTGTCTGGCGCTGCAAAATGCGCTGGAACAGATCGGCGTTGATACGCGGGTGCAATCGGCCATTCCGATGTCATCGGTTTGCGAACCCTATATCCGCCGCCGCGCCATCCGCCACACGGAAAAAGGCCGTGTTGTTATTTTCGGCGCCGGTACGGGCAATCCGTTTTTTACAACCGATACCGCCGCCGCGCTGCGCGCTTCCGAAATGGGCTGTGACGCCATTTTAAAAGGCACGAAAGTGGACGGTGTTTACACAGCCGATCCGGAAAAAGACAAGACGGCAACACGTTTTGAACATCTGACCCATCATGACGTCCTGTCCAAGGATTTGCGCGTTATGGATGCGGCGGCGATTTCGCTGGCGCGGGAAAGCCATATTCCGGTGATCGTCTTTTCGATTGCCGAGGCCGGCTCCTTCGCCCGCGTCCTGAAAGGTCAGGGTGCTTTCACCATCGTCGACGACCGTCTGGGCGAAAAAAAACACGCGACTGAAACAAGAGAGGTACAAAATGGCTGA
- the frr gene encoding ribosome recycling factor, translating into MADFDMKDIERRMEGAYDSLNKDLGGLRTGRASTALLDNVTVEAYGSRMPINQVGTVGAPEARLLTVQVWDGGLVKAVEKGIANAGLGLNPQSDGNLIRVPLPDLSEERRKELVKVAAQYAEQARTAVRNVRRDGMEAARDLEKAGDISEDEKKRLEGDVQKATDKWVGKIDETLADKEKDILQV; encoded by the coding sequence ATGGCTGATTTTGACATGAAGGATATCGAGCGCCGCATGGAAGGCGCATATGACTCACTGAACAAGGATCTGGGCGGGCTGCGTACAGGCCGCGCCTCGACCGCACTTCTCGACAATGTCACGGTCGAAGCCTATGGCAGCCGGATGCCCATCAACCAGGTCGGCACGGTCGGCGCCCCCGAAGCACGTCTCCTGACCGTACAGGTCTGGGACGGCGGATTGGTAAAAGCCGTTGAAAAAGGTATCGCCAATGCCGGTCTGGGACTGAACCCGCAATCCGACGGTAATCTGATTCGCGTTCCGCTTCCCGATCTGTCTGAGGAACGCCGCAAAGAGCTTGTAAAAGTTGCCGCACAATATGCCGAACAGGCACGTACAGCCGTACGCAATGTCCGCCGTGACGGCATGGAAGCCGCCCGCGATCTTGAAAAAGCCGGAGATATTTCCGAAGACGAGAAAAAACGTCTGGAAGGCGACGTGCAGAAAGCAACCGATAAATGGGTCGGGAAAATCGACGAGACCCTTGCCGATAAAGAAAAAGATATTCTACAGGTTTAA